One Jeotgalicoccus saudimassiliensis DNA window includes the following coding sequences:
- a CDS encoding metallophosphoesterase family protein translates to MVSEFFNVKLYITQHMNEQLGKKEGVTFSKISSAVNSMNIKEYERPIFCDLGGAVGKAVNTRGPQNPYVMSMNHLRYKFATLNVNDLKNIGAASKAMRTSYFPWITTNIVQKFTNEPFYGQPYKIFNVNKMKLAVVGGYGGPAEEKTEQISSVNLTASLKKWIRFMHGKENPDYVIVFVSDFTQDEKEIEELKNSLEGVGIVITGSEYTGDYEEQTMSFTTTRIHGEKVPLYHHVHNGHIMELDIRFKTRVNTFEYLGHSMAIRDKEFSKVAEDIEYLDLIHRYL, encoded by the coding sequence ATGGTATCTGAGTTTTTTAACGTCAAACTGTATATTACACAACATATGAATGAGCAGCTAGGTAAAAAGGAAGGTGTGACATTCAGCAAGATTTCAAGCGCGGTCAACAGTATGAATATTAAAGAATATGAACGGCCTATATTTTGTGATCTCGGCGGTGCTGTCGGAAAAGCAGTAAACACCCGCGGACCGCAAAATCCGTATGTTATGAGTATGAATCATCTACGGTATAAGTTTGCCACGCTGAATGTGAATGATTTGAAAAACATCGGTGCAGCAAGCAAGGCGATGAGAACATCATACTTTCCGTGGATCACTACAAATATCGTTCAGAAGTTTACGAATGAACCGTTTTACGGCCAGCCGTATAAAATTTTTAATGTGAACAAAATGAAACTGGCTGTTGTAGGCGGGTACGGTGGTCCTGCAGAGGAAAAAACAGAGCAGATTTCATCGGTTAACCTGACAGCATCGTTAAAAAAGTGGATCCGCTTTATGCACGGTAAGGAAAACCCGGACTACGTCATTGTGTTCGTATCAGATTTCACTCAGGATGAAAAAGAAATAGAAGAACTTAAAAACAGTCTGGAAGGTGTAGGGATTGTTATCACAGGTTCAGAATATACCGGAGACTATGAAGAACAGACAATGTCATTTACTACGACACGTATTCACGGTGAAAAAGTACCGCTTTATCACCATGTGCACAACGGGCATATAATGGAGCTCGATATCAGATTTAAAACCAGAGTAAATACGTTTGAATATCTTGGACACAGTATGGCAATAAGGGACAAAGAATTTTCAAAGGTAGCGGAAGACATTGAGTATCTGGATCTGATTCACAGGTACTTATGA
- a CDS encoding LCP family protein — MKKILWTIFIILGVVLLAAVIYILYLFNAFNSGVSDSYEEIDRERSELRVEDVDASNDNFTVLILGIDADAERTQGGEINADHFRSDTMILATFDRDNDDVKMVSIPRDTLAYVESMNYFDKINHAHAFNGPVGAMNAVESLLNVPVDHFVRVDMNAVVEIVDAIGGVEFEVPYAMNGLQPGVQHLSGEQALAVIRNRSVDSDLGRGVRQMELIEAVFKQAQSFSTLSQVDDLINIFTSNTSHNFETGNIRSLASYYLFNDVAFESTQLQGTGFTAQSNGVYYAWPDEEHIFALSNTIRDILGLDSSSANDLISIRLGDQVQPVQEVSQDLLQNFTLDNPPAYAEDGASNQYGDGFGIE; from the coding sequence ATGAAGAAAATTTTATGGACCATCTTTATCATTTTAGGTGTCGTGCTTCTTGCAGCAGTCATCTATATTCTTTATCTGTTTAATGCATTTAACAGCGGAGTATCAGACTCCTATGAGGAGATTGACCGCGAACGTTCGGAACTCCGTGTCGAAGATGTCGATGCATCCAACGACAACTTTACGGTTCTGATCTTAGGTATTGATGCCGATGCTGAAAGAACTCAGGGCGGCGAAATCAATGCAGACCACTTCCGTTCAGATACGATGATTTTAGCGACATTTGACCGCGATAATGACGATGTAAAAATGGTCAGTATCCCGCGTGATACGCTCGCTTACGTAGAATCTATGAACTATTTCGACAAAATCAACCATGCTCACGCATTCAACGGCCCTGTCGGTGCGATGAATGCAGTCGAGTCTCTGCTTAACGTACCGGTCGACCATTTCGTCCGTGTTGATATGAACGCAGTCGTCGAGATTGTCGATGCAATCGGCGGTGTCGAATTCGAAGTGCCGTACGCCATGAACGGCCTACAGCCAGGAGTACAGCACTTAAGCGGTGAACAGGCATTAGCAGTTATCCGTAACCGCAGCGTCGACTCCGACCTTGGACGCGGTGTCCGTCAAATGGAACTGATTGAAGCTGTATTTAAACAGGCACAGTCTTTCAGCACATTGTCACAGGTTGATGATTTAATCAACATCTTTACGAGCAATACAAGTCATAACTTTGAGACAGGCAACATCCGTTCACTCGCATCATACTATCTGTTTAACGATGTTGCATTCGAATCAACACAGCTGCAGGGCACGGGCTTTACAGCCCAGTCAAACGGTGTATACTACGCATGGCCGGACGAAGAGCACATCTTCGCACTGTCCAACACTATCCGTGATATACTGGGGCTCGATTCTTCTTCAGCAAATGATTTAATCAGTATCAGACTCGGCGATCAGGTACAGCCGGTTCAGGAAGTCAGCCAGGATCTGCTTCAGAACTTTACATTGGATAACCCTCCTGCATATGCAGAAGACGGTGCTTCAAACCAGTACGGTGACGGTTTTGGAATTGAATAA
- a CDS encoding DUF2187 family protein — MDAKKKEKEELDVKVGNIVSFDDLIGKVEKINDNSVIVDLTINDHFDEHEMFEKTVVNHKRYKIIDDSTD, encoded by the coding sequence ATGGACGCTAAGAAGAAGGAAAAAGAAGAACTGGACGTTAAAGTCGGCAACATCGTTTCATTCGATGACCTGATTGGGAAAGTTGAAAAAATTAATGATAACTCAGTTATTGTAGACCTTACTATTAATGATCATTTTGACGAGCATGAAATGTTCGAAAAAACTGTAGTTAATCATAAAAGATACAAAATTATTGACGACTCCACGGATTAA
- a CDS encoding sigma-70 family RNA polymerase sigma factor, with product MTLNDKITSYEPMIYSIINQLNILYDKDEYMQIGRIAVYEAVKKFDPAKASCSESRFVYTIIRQRLIDEIRKVSRQQERYGTSSGTPDTHPSTDDTYNLENNSLRILNEREYRWLTLTLSGYTLAEISIQLGVSPSTVKNIRRNARDKLRGSFTP from the coding sequence ATGACACTAAATGATAAGATTACTTCCTATGAACCAATGATTTACAGTATTATTAATCAGCTCAATATTTTATACGATAAAGACGAATACATGCAGATCGGCCGCATCGCTGTATATGAAGCCGTGAAAAAATTCGATCCTGCTAAAGCATCATGCAGCGAATCCCGGTTTGTCTATACGATAATCCGACAGCGGCTGATTGACGAAATACGGAAAGTATCGAGACAGCAGGAAAGATACGGGACATCTTCCGGTACGCCGGACACACACCCCTCAACTGATGACACATACAATCTGGAAAACAATTCACTTCGTATATTAAATGAACGGGAATATCGATGGCTTACGCTCACCTTGTCCGGCTATACTCTTGCCGAAATTTCCATACAGCTCGGTGTCAGTCCGTCCACGGTTAAAAACATACGGAGAAATGCAAGAGATAAACTCCGGGGGTCATTTACTCCATAA
- a CDS encoding competence protein ComK, protein MLTVPELTPQVLYIEPVVHPEYLCRAVHTDGVIYCRQTSERWIDDTLIYFYSSSIKVRRQNVKLIHNIHKLQPIIIDEKYQFVLFPLESCKYKNPFFVNLRQLIDFKLVNGKLVIIFIDGREVETDFDFNFSKKQYEKTLFILDRTVKHQNALRKYYRDREG, encoded by the coding sequence ATGCTGACTGTTCCTGAACTGACGCCGCAGGTGCTCTATATCGAACCGGTAGTTCATCCGGAGTACTTATGCCGTGCTGTTCATACTGATGGTGTAATATACTGTAGACAGACATCAGAACGCTGGATTGATGACACACTGATTTATTTTTATTCGAGCAGTATTAAAGTGAGAAGACAAAATGTTAAACTGATTCATAACATTCATAAACTCCAGCCGATAATAATTGATGAGAAATATCAGTTTGTATTATTTCCTCTGGAGAGCTGCAAATACAAAAATCCGTTTTTTGTAAACCTGCGCCAGCTGATCGATTTTAAACTCGTGAACGGCAAACTGGTCATTATATTTATAGACGGACGTGAAGTCGAAACGGATTTTGATTTCAATTTTTCGAAGAAACAGTATGAGAAAACGCTGTTCATACTGGACAGAACGGTTAAACACCAAAATGCACTGAGAAAGTATTACAGAGACAGGGAGGGATAA
- a CDS encoding acyltransferase family protein, giving the protein MEKKRIEWLDIAKAISIVLVVLGHSGHPFLDVYLGWFRMPLFFFLSGILFKPVMFKSFGVWAGRKTYRMMVPYFVYGTAIFAVFNLENLNMLPDHLYNLLYGGSGLQGPYGVFWFITVLLLTQILLGLMSNLYKWLQIIIVAVLFVAGHSEFIIAYDWPWNANVVMIAVFYYSLGYYGSGIIKKYHDSFLLAASSTVFAAVVIILYANGYMDYYLNLKMSSYNHFILDIIVPLLFFMPVIYISSIIAKFPVKEVFKVFGQYSIVIMYLHLPVNIFFRTVLEYDVTSFEFTVLGVMIPVITGYIFSLTKPTRLLFLGQK; this is encoded by the coding sequence GTGGAGAAAAAACGTATAGAATGGCTGGATATTGCAAAAGCAATCAGTATTGTACTGGTTGTACTCGGGCATTCCGGCCATCCATTTTTAGATGTATATTTAGGCTGGTTCAGAATGCCGCTGTTTTTCTTTTTATCGGGTATTTTATTTAAACCGGTAATGTTTAAGAGCTTCGGCGTCTGGGCAGGCAGGAAAACTTACAGAATGATGGTACCGTATTTCGTATACGGTACAGCGATTTTTGCAGTATTCAATTTAGAGAACTTGAACATGCTGCCTGATCATCTTTATAATCTGCTGTACGGAGGAAGCGGACTGCAGGGGCCGTACGGGGTATTCTGGTTTATAACTGTGCTGCTGTTAACACAGATTCTGCTGGGCCTCATGAGCAATTTATACAAATGGCTGCAAATAATAATTGTTGCAGTGTTGTTTGTTGCCGGACACAGCGAGTTTATTATCGCGTATGACTGGCCGTGGAATGCCAACGTGGTAATGATTGCTGTGTTTTATTATTCGCTGGGTTACTACGGCAGCGGTATAATAAAAAAATATCACGACTCTTTCCTGCTTGCTGCATCGTCAACAGTGTTCGCAGCTGTTGTAATTATACTGTATGCAAATGGGTATATGGACTATTATCTTAATCTGAAAATGAGTTCATACAATCATTTTATACTGGATATAATTGTTCCTCTGCTGTTCTTTATGCCGGTAATTTATATAAGCAGTATAATAGCGAAGTTTCCTGTTAAGGAAGTATTTAAAGTTTTCGGGCAGTACTCCATAGTAATTATGTATCTGCATTTACCGGTTAATATTTTCTTCAGAACAGTACTGGAATACGATGTAACATCGTTTGAATTTACAGTGCTTGGTGTGATGATTCCTGTAATAACCGGCTATATTTTCAGCCTGACGAAACCGACGAGATTGTTATTTCTCGGACAGAAATAA
- a CDS encoding ABC transporter permease: MNHVITLLKEQFQNLHLIWKLSIYNVKSEYSNHYLGLFWNILQPLMQAAIYYLIFGLGLRGATAPDSEIPFIVYLISGLFPWLFISQAINIGSNAIYAQLGLVTKMRFPSSVLLSISFTNSLINLGFMTFIIMLISVFSGFVNPLYFLMLIYFVIASFALVFAINLIMSTLIILVRDFRNVLQNVIRMGFFLTPIFWQPGERGGLLQLISDLNPFAYLVQNFRNALIYGDGLFYGTMEQHIYFWAITVTFLLVGSYLHIKFRYKLIDYL; encoded by the coding sequence ATGAATCACGTAATAACTTTACTTAAAGAACAATTTCAAAACCTCCATTTAATATGGAAACTGTCGATTTACAATGTTAAGAGTGAATACTCAAATCATTACCTGGGGCTGTTCTGGAACATTCTGCAGCCTCTGATGCAGGCCGCGATTTACTATCTTATCTTCGGACTCGGCCTGAGAGGTGCCACAGCACCGGATTCAGAAATTCCATTTATAGTTTATCTTATTTCGGGACTGTTCCCCTGGCTGTTTATTTCACAGGCGATTAACATAGGGTCAAATGCTATTTACGCACAGCTCGGACTGGTCACTAAAATGAGATTTCCATCCAGCGTATTGCTGTCAATTTCATTTACAAACAGCTTAATAAATCTCGGATTTATGACATTTATTATAATGCTGATTTCAGTATTCAGCGGCTTTGTTAATCCATTGTATTTCTTAATGCTGATATATTTTGTGATTGCATCATTCGCACTTGTTTTTGCAATCAATTTAATTATGAGTACGCTTATTATACTGGTAAGGGACTTTAGAAATGTACTGCAGAATGTAATACGCATGGGCTTTTTCCTGACACCGATTTTCTGGCAGCCGGGTGAAAGAGGCGGATTGCTGCAGTTAATATCGGATTTAAATCCGTTTGCATATCTTGTACAGAACTTCCGTAACGCATTAATTTACGGAGACGGTCTGTTTTACGGGACGATGGAGCAGCATATTTATTTCTGGGCAATTACCGTTACTTTCCTTCTCGTGGGAAGTTACCTGCATATTAAATTCCGTTACAAATTAATTGATTATCTATAA
- a CDS encoding glycosyltransferase family 4 protein, with protein sequence MKYLMICNAYPTLQNLYANSFLHRRVKAYQQKGLEVDIVVITTKVLKDKYYDGVHIKYMDEYQIASFLQENDYSTVLFHFINRKMFYGIDQLEEEKRPNIAVWLHGFEAEAWHRRYYNFLENISQLDNALERKDTVFEPQREFLKDIMTRQDLNIKFIYVSKRFKELYVDPYVGVVPDNYHIIHNIIDDELFEYHKKSADDRLKICSIRPFTARNYANDITVDVIKQLSRKRYFNKLEFNIYGDGKLFNVLTNSLKQFDNVHLHKGFVKQDDIPEIHKQHGIYLGPSRHDSQGVSLGEAMSSGLVPVSNAIGGIPEFITHKETGMLAARDDVSEMVEHIDYLYKHARKFKKMSAQASKSIKKQAGLDTVISREIEVITNGWS encoded by the coding sequence ATGAAGTATTTAATGATATGTAATGCATATCCGACACTGCAGAACCTGTATGCAAACAGCTTTCTTCACAGAAGAGTCAAGGCTTATCAGCAAAAAGGTCTCGAAGTCGATATTGTTGTCATAACAACAAAAGTACTTAAAGATAAATATTACGATGGTGTACACATTAAATACATGGATGAATATCAGATTGCATCATTTTTACAAGAGAATGATTATTCCACAGTGTTATTTCACTTTATCAACAGAAAAATGTTTTACGGCATCGATCAGCTGGAAGAGGAAAAGCGGCCGAATATCGCAGTATGGCTGCATGGCTTTGAAGCGGAAGCATGGCACCGGAGATACTACAATTTCCTCGAGAATATCAGCCAGCTGGATAATGCGCTGGAACGGAAAGACACTGTCTTTGAACCGCAGAGGGAGTTTTTAAAAGACATTATGACGAGACAGGATTTAAATATTAAATTTATTTATGTCTCAAAGCGATTCAAGGAACTTTATGTGGACCCTTATGTCGGTGTTGTACCTGACAACTATCATATTATCCACAATATTATCGATGATGAACTGTTTGAATATCATAAGAAGTCAGCGGACGACCGTCTGAAGATCTGTTCAATCAGACCGTTCACTGCCCGCAACTATGCGAACGATATTACGGTCGATGTTATTAAACAGTTAAGCAGGAAAAGGTATTTTAACAAACTTGAATTCAACATTTACGGAGACGGAAAATTATTTAATGTGCTGACAAACTCATTAAAACAATTTGATAATGTCCACCTCCATAAAGGGTTTGTAAAACAGGATGATATACCTGAAATACACAAACAGCACGGCATCTATCTCGGACCGTCCCGGCACGATTCACAGGGTGTATCACTCGGTGAGGCTATGAGCAGCGGTCTCGTACCGGTATCAAACGCCATTGGAGGTATTCCCGAATTCATTACACATAAAGAAACCGGGATGCTGGCAGCGAGGGATGATGTAAGTGAAATGGTCGAACATATTGATTATTTATATAAACACGCACGCAAATTTAAAAAGATGAGTGCACAGGCCTCAAAAAGCATTAAAAAACAGGCAGGTCTGGATACTGTAATAAGCAGGGAAATTGAGGTGATCACTAATGGCTGGAGTTAA
- a CDS encoding ABC transporter ATP-binding protein, whose protein sequence is MTYKVKVDNVSKVFNTTSNKKKLWKILFPFMNKEQEYYHALKNVSFEVEPGDSVGIVGLNGSGKSTLSNLLGGVTVPSSGEISVDGKPSLIAISAGLNMELTGKENIHMKCLMHGLSEKQIEERYDDIVAFSELEDFLNQPIKSYSSGMMSRLGFAIAVHTDPDVLIVDEALSVGDDTFTSKCIDKMKDFREQGKTIFFVSHSIPQIQQMCNKAAWIHFGELREYGDCIPVVGLYARFVRGYNIKPKHIQKRYKKAMIEGQRTTTFDADKNDTKFGISNSILLMIFSVIIVVMGYLQAIQYL, encoded by the coding sequence ATGACTTATAAAGTTAAAGTTGATAATGTATCAAAAGTCTTTAATACAACGAGCAATAAAAAGAAACTGTGGAAAATACTGTTCCCGTTTATGAATAAAGAACAGGAATATTATCACGCACTGAAGAATGTTTCATTTGAAGTGGAACCGGGTGATTCGGTGGGCATTGTCGGTTTAAACGGTTCCGGTAAATCAACGCTGTCGAATCTGCTCGGCGGAGTGACAGTACCGTCATCTGGTGAAATCAGCGTCGACGGAAAACCGTCACTTATTGCGATTTCCGCAGGTCTGAATATGGAACTGACCGGGAAAGAGAACATTCACATGAAATGTCTAATGCACGGTCTCAGCGAGAAGCAGATTGAAGAGCGTTACGATGATATCGTGGCATTCAGTGAACTGGAAGATTTTCTGAATCAGCCGATTAAATCGTATTCTAGCGGAATGATGTCGCGTCTCGGATTTGCGATTGCGGTTCACACTGATCCGGATGTACTGATTGTTGATGAGGCTCTGTCGGTCGGTGATGATACATTTACCAGCAAATGTATTGATAAAATGAAAGATTTCAGAGAACAGGGTAAAACTATTTTCTTTGTCAGCCATTCGATTCCCCAAATACAGCAGATGTGCAACAAAGCAGCATGGATTCACTTCGGGGAACTGCGTGAATACGGAGATTGCATACCTGTAGTCGGACTGTATGCACGATTTGTCAGAGGCTACAATATTAAACCAAAGCACATTCAGAAACGCTATAAAAAAGCGATGATTGAAGGGCAGAGAACTACCACATTTGATGCAGACAAAAATGATACGAAATTTGGTATATCGAATAGTATACTTTTAATGATTTTTTCGGTTATTATAGTTGTGATGGGTTATTTACAAGCAATTCAATATCTATAA
- a CDS encoding glycosyltransferase family 2 protein: protein MSNLKIRERLKEINKIKNSVLSDEKVQEETPLFPAGNLKCGISVIIPVHQGETFIEGLVDSLKKQTLETGLFEVVFVFNGDYEKSEAVLEKLQIPFNHKVLYSEQGVGIARNLGINNAQYSYITFLDVDDTLSEEYLKNSLSEAEPYTILLNQLHEIVETRDDHGNNVINKELLRLNQYPNSYFEVGKNLSLNGAKIVPTSFLLNTQFNEALNNGEDVVLYAALITEFKPIVKINQQSAVYYRYKGQGTLSRAKVSFQFNVLDRINVIDALQDLLKYEDDLDVRNLIIDRMRSQALFINKYLVLNMDDYGRVTDLIKYKQDEFYPYQQVNKDLAKTLYISYCFPPFVDTSGVVMAKRINQGKQPVDVVFNDMTDVRGMDPSLEVIANPYIDDKYMINTASSFSNAGYIQSFVDKVKKRVEMQKYDEIYSRALWPGSHMAAFEFKMDDSSLKWTAEFSDPILYDIKNEARKAGYFTVKEVKRLKKKVPKNFEEYINTNLFNMCEVLPFIFADEIVFTNINQQEVMLERFSDEFKNMVYKKSVISKHPSLDKYYYDIDKHYVSLNQNEFNIGYFGNFYETRSAIDIINIAKKIKEHNIKARLYIFTNDTSKVRSQVITQDVSEIVQVNTYLKYFEFLNASKEFDCLILSDANTKDYMKKNPYLASKYSDYVSSGTKIWSLYEDGSVLSEIVKNDGNNVFGSKLGNVEEIEKTLFELVKMNKKIEP, encoded by the coding sequence ATGTCTAATTTAAAAATTAGAGAGCGTCTAAAAGAAATAAATAAAATTAAAAACTCAGTACTTTCCGATGAAAAAGTTCAAGAGGAAACACCACTTTTCCCTGCCGGTAATTTGAAATGCGGAATAAGTGTTATTATTCCGGTTCATCAGGGAGAGACTTTTATAGAAGGCCTTGTTGATTCATTAAAGAAACAGACACTGGAAACAGGTTTATTTGAAGTGGTATTTGTTTTTAACGGAGATTATGAAAAGAGTGAAGCAGTACTTGAAAAGCTTCAGATACCGTTTAATCATAAAGTTCTTTATTCTGAACAGGGTGTCGGTATTGCCCGTAATCTCGGTATTAACAATGCGCAGTATTCTTATATAACTTTTCTCGACGTCGATGATACTTTATCTGAGGAATATTTAAAAAATTCACTTTCAGAAGCTGAACCCTACACAATTCTGCTGAATCAGCTGCATGAAATCGTTGAAACGAGAGATGATCACGGCAATAACGTGATAAACAAAGAACTGCTCAGACTTAATCAGTATCCGAACAGTTACTTTGAAGTAGGGAAAAATCTGTCATTGAACGGTGCAAAGATTGTTCCGACAAGTTTTTTACTGAATACCCAATTTAACGAAGCACTGAATAACGGGGAAGATGTCGTTCTTTACGCCGCATTAATCACTGAATTTAAACCAATTGTTAAAATAAATCAGCAGTCTGCTGTGTATTACAGATATAAAGGTCAGGGGACATTATCCCGTGCAAAGGTATCGTTCCAGTTTAATGTTCTGGACAGAATTAATGTGATTGATGCACTGCAGGACCTGTTGAAATATGAAGATGATCTCGATGTAAGAAATCTGATTATAGACAGAATGCGTTCACAGGCGCTGTTTATTAATAAGTATCTGGTGCTGAATATGGATGACTACGGCAGAGTAACAGATTTGATTAAGTACAAGCAGGATGAATTTTATCCGTATCAGCAGGTCAATAAAGATCTGGCTAAAACGTTATATATCAGCTACTGTTTTCCGCCGTTTGTTGATACCAGCGGTGTTGTAATGGCAAAACGTATCAATCAGGGGAAACAGCCTGTCGATGTCGTGTTTAATGATATGACCGACGTAAGGGGCATGGATCCTTCTCTTGAAGTCATTGCCAACCCTTATATTGATGATAAGTATATGATTAATACTGCATCGTCGTTTTCAAATGCGGGCTACATTCAGTCATTTGTAGACAAAGTGAAAAAACGTGTTGAAATGCAGAAGTATGATGAGATCTACAGCCGTGCGCTCTGGCCGGGATCACATATGGCAGCATTTGAATTTAAAATGGACGACAGCAGCCTGAAATGGACAGCTGAATTTTCAGATCCAATTTTATATGATATTAAAAATGAGGCACGTAAAGCCGGATATTTTACTGTGAAAGAAGTTAAACGACTGAAGAAAAAAGTGCCGAAAAATTTTGAGGAATATATTAATACAAACCTGTTTAATATGTGTGAAGTACTGCCTTTTATCTTCGCGGATGAGATAGTGTTTACAAATATTAACCAGCAGGAAGTAATGCTCGAGCGCTTCAGTGATGAGTTTAAAAACATGGTGTATAAGAAATCTGTTATTTCAAAACATCCGTCACTTGATAAATATTATTATGATATAGACAAACATTACGTTTCGCTGAACCAGAATGAATTTAATATCGGTTACTTTGGCAACTTTTATGAAACGAGAAGTGCCATTGATATTATTAATATTGCCAAAAAGATTAAAGAACATAACATTAAGGCAAGATTGTATATCTTTACAAATGATACGTCAAAAGTCAGAAGTCAGGTCATCACCCAGGATGTTTCTGAAATCGTTCAGGTTAATACATACTTGAAATATTTCGAATTTCTTAACGCATCAAAAGAGTTCGACTGTCTGATTTTAAGTGACGCAAATACGAAAGATTATATGAAAAAGAATCCATACCTCGCATCAAAATACAGTGACTATGTGTCATCCGGCACGAAAATCTGGTCGCTTTATGAAGATGGCAGTGTGCTCAGCGAAATAGTTAAAAATGACGGCAATAATGTTTTCGGAAGTAAGCTCGGAAATGTTGAAGAAATTGAAAAAACATTATTTGAACTTGTTAAAATGAATAAAAAAATTGAGCCCTGA
- a CDS encoding GNAT family N-acetyltransferase — translation MAVHDYTKKKCDVGDDMELKITDDKRNYNQCLEIRKEVFVDEQNVPIEIELDEYEKESVNILLTLDDRPLGTVRYRDIGDGTAKIERMAVRKIARGLHLGQALMNFVHIHAEDNGFKRTKLGAQVHALKFYEKLGYHVVSDEFDDAGIPHKYMEKEL, via the coding sequence TTGGCAGTACACGATTATACGAAGAAAAAATGCGATGTAGGTGATGACATGGAACTGAAAATTACAGATGATAAAAGGAACTACAATCAATGTCTTGAAATCAGAAAAGAAGTATTCGTCGATGAACAGAATGTGCCGATCGAAATCGAACTGGATGAGTATGAGAAAGAGTCGGTAAACATTCTTCTGACTCTCGATGATCGTCCGCTCGGTACAGTAAGATACCGTGATATTGGTGACGGTACTGCAAAAATTGAACGTATGGCTGTCAGAAAGATTGCACGAGGCCTCCACCTTGGACAGGCGCTGATGAACTTCGTACACATTCATGCTGAAGATAACGGTTTTAAACGTACGAAACTCGGTGCACAGGTTCATGCACTTAAATTTTACGAAAAGCTCGGTTACCATGTAGTATCGGATGAGTTTGATGATGCAGGTATCCCACATAAATACATGGAAAAAGAACTATAA
- a CDS encoding DUF2538 family protein, with translation MAVLRKSYDKVTNIHEMMDNLEELIKNSNQPKIENEYFYLNHEHKELYLSLRSYFSESENNPSVDAACYITAIPEIYEVVNIFDHIFPLDWINHNGKLSDEFKKLRPHMQYIALAAAEASNIKFNTRPALSLGMDYWNIEQLKVFWQYTIIRRKNAM, from the coding sequence GTGGCTGTTTTGAGAAAATCATATGACAAAGTAACAAATATTCATGAGATGATGGATAATCTCGAAGAACTGATTAAAAACAGCAATCAGCCAAAAATTGAAAATGAGTACTTTTATTTGAATCATGAGCATAAGGAATTATATCTATCCCTGAGAAGCTATTTTTCAGAGTCTGAAAATAATCCGTCTGTCGATGCAGCGTGTTATATTACTGCCATTCCTGAAATTTATGAAGTGGTAAATATTTTCGATCATATTTTCCCGCTTGACTGGATTAATCATAATGGGAAACTTTCCGATGAATTTAAGAAGCTCCGGCCGCACATGCAGTACATTGCACTTGCTGCGGCTGAAGCAAGCAACATTAAGTTTAATACTCGCCCTGCTCTGTCACTCGGGATGGATTACTGGAATATAGAGCAGCTTAAAGTCTTTTGGCAGTACACGATTATACGAAGAAAAAATGCGATGTAG